The Clavelina lepadiformis chromosome 1, kaClaLepa1.1, whole genome shotgun sequence genome segment AACTGTTTCCATTAAACGTTATGCAAATGTTCAAGTTTGAAAATTGGTTTACAATCaagaataaattttattagCTCGAAGCAATGAACTACATGTTTTTATATCAATCAGTTCCGTTACAGAAAGGAATAAGACAAAGAAAAGTAATGACACAGTCCATCATTCCATGCCCACAATCGGCCCTGAACGTTTTTGCTAAGTTCTTTCCGCATCTCAGTTCTGCTTCTAAAAGTTAGTTGAATCGTATTGTCCGATGGTATTGTTCATCGGTTGACTTTCTTAATCGGCACACTGTAAAGGTCGGTTGTTTGTTTGACTTCGCTGTATAAGGTTCCACTACTTTCCTTGTCTGGCTTCGTCTCCGCAGGTAAAGAATATGCAGAATCGCCCTCAACGGTTGCATAGTCGTGACTATGCTTCGAGAAGCTCAGCTCTTTAACGGTACCCGGTGTGGCCTGGTTTTTGTTCTTTAAAACCTGGGCATACGGCTCCGTTACTGGTGGCGGTACAGCGGGTAAGGTTTCAATTATATTAGTTGCAGCGTACGCTGCTTCCACGTTGGGCTGGTTGCCGGCATTGACCTCGTCAATTGCTGCATACTGTGCTGCCTCATTGTCGTATGTCAGAGTATTGTGGTATTGTACGGCGTAAGGGCCTGGGTCTAGCGAATTTGCATCATTTGGCCACTCAGGTTTGTTCTTCGATAACTTCTTCCGCCTCGCTAGCAAAATTGTCACCACAGTTAAGCAAATCAAAAGCAAGAAAGACAATGCAGCGACCGTGGCGACCAATGTGACGTTTACCGGGTTTGCTGAATTGCCGCCTGGCCTCGAATTATCAGCAGGCGAGTTAACGGTCAAGTTTTTAGCGCATAAATATGGAATTTGTGCTTCGCAACTTTGTTCATAAAGTTTAGGGATTACATTTTGACCTGCTACCGGTAGATACAGCGCCACAACAGCGCAGCCTTTGTTGCTCCTGTTTTTCACCCTTAAACCTGCTCTTCCCACAAACTGTGTGCCGTCAATCCAAGTGTAGTTCACCGAGTGCTCACGCCTTTCCAAACCTATTAAATAATAGTCAGATTGTTTGTCGGTCGGCCAATTTCTTACAACTGCATCTAACGTTTCCTGGTCCTTAATAATAGCTAACGAGCCGTTGTGATTTTTCTTGCAATGTATATTCCCGtcagaaaagtttttgttatttctgtgATAGATGAACTTAGTACTTTGACTTGTGAATTCTTTTATGCCATCCTCCATACTGAATTCAGCAGATTTAGTTCAGCAGTAAACAGCCTATTTGCTTGTACATCAACCGCATAGGAAATGTCAATTATTATTCTCCACCAAGTTGAATGAGTCTGATAACAATCTTTATCTTTTCCTGCTAGCTTCGTTTACCACAACAACAATCTACTACTGCCAAACAATATCGTGGACGGAAAAAAGTAACGCCACAACCGAAAAACCTTGCGTAATAGCATCATGTGAGGCTTTTCGGCCAAACCTGCTGATAGAGGCGTATCAACATCATTCACCTAGCTTTGCATAACAATTTCATGCAAACCAGTGCTGATACTAACAGGCGTTCGAAGTCCCGATTTGAAACTCTATAACTGAACGCTTCCGGTATGGGTATTGTAAGTAGAAAACGTGACGGACCAAGAATGCAAGCCGGAACATGCGCTCACGTCAACAGGTAAGCATGGATGTGCTAATAAGGTAGATTTTCTTTGGTTATGCTAAAAGCAGTATTGATGAGCTTGTCAAAGTCTGAGccaattttaattaaaccaaACGCAAAATACCGCGTTTTGAAGCACTCTAAACTAGTCAGATATTCCAAACGCAAATGACCAGCAAGCATATAAAACATTGACTAATTAATACACTACAATTCAATTGGTTGTTGTATAAAGAGTTGTAGTGTATACGTTCCTCGCCTGTCGCTCTGGCTATAGCCAAAAGATGTGTGTATGAAGTGATATCTTGTTTGGGATACCAATCACGTGACGTGACGAAGTAGCAGAGCTTCAgtagttaaaataaaatgtctaCGGCAAATTGCAACTAAAAATAACGATAATATACTATTCACTCACACACTCTACCAGGAATACAAAAACCTCACACTACACtaagaaaatagaaaaatcTTGGAAACACAAGcgcaaaaagtaaaaaatgttcaTGATATGCCTCCACCGAAAAACACTGATCGTTGAGAAAGTAAAATGGAATTAAAACTCTTCTGCTTGGTCTTCCTTTGAAGTAAGTTTAAATATTGCTTCATCATTTTCGTCAAGCTTTCCACTTTCGAAGTTCTATAAAATGGAGGtggttgaaaatatttacactgCAACCGTTAGCTTTAAATATATGCTTGTGAGTTGTCGTAATACGTAATTTGAGTTGCCATACTTACTCCTAATTCAGCTAGAACTTGGTCAACGTAATCTGTTGGATTTTGTTTGTAAGCGTATGCTGCTTTTATGGTGTCTCTGAACAGCTGGAAAAGAATAAAACATGCCAATTTAAGGTTATCAAATAGAACTATGGTGGCTAGTATCAGCTACAATGCTACATCATGCTGGCAACTATGCATGGTCGCAGATTTCGAATCCATATTGGGCAAACCTTATGACTTTTAACTTAACTAATACTCCATGAAAATCTGCAACTTATATAAAGTAAGAATTCAATGATTCTATAAAACAAGGGGAGACAAACGGGTAAAAAATTCCACGAAATACTTTAACAATGTTTGTTCCATCAGCTGCAGACACAAAGTACTGGGGTAAACTGTGCTTTTTGCCAAACTGAAAGCTCCGTTGTGTGACACCTAAATCAgctatatataaataaaaacattaaggGGGGTGTTACAATATCAGAACATTTGATGGTAATTAATAGACAATAAACAATCAATAAACTTTATCTTGATGATAATAGACATGTAGGCTACTAACCATCAATTTTATTAGCAACAAGAAGACATGGAATATTGGGTCGATACTTCCGTAACTCTCGATACCAGTTGGTAAGGTTTTTGTATGTTATTTTCCTTGTAGCATCAAACACGAGAATGCAGGCTTGAGCTTGGTGGTAATACGACGGGTGCATACTGGCAAATCTTTCTTGTCCAGCGGTATCCCAAAATTCTAAACACAGTGTTTTTGTATTAACTTTGCAATACTTCAAATATGGATATCTGCCCTCATATCATATGCAGACATAacaatacaaattactaaGTGAGTATGTTAAAGTTTGTcttgttaaattttgatagacaaaaataataaacctGAAACCATTCCAATTTTCCAACAATTGTAAACAAGTTGAGAACAAAGCCTACTAACCTATAGGTACCATCTTgccatttatttttgtttcataatcgAAAAGGGTTAGCGCATATGTTGAAAGCTGTTGTGGCTTGCTATAAAAAGTGTATAGAAAAAGCAACgtgcaaaatatgtagctGCAAGATTTCACCACTGGCAAATTACACATTTCTAATCTAACATACATAGTTCATAACAATCGATCGACCATATCATGATCGAGTATTGAGGGATTACTCGTTATAACTTGTTCCAAATCAGCCTTTATATAGGCATGCATTTTATTACTAGTACGTGACCCAACTTCTTTTGCCATAGCAAAATACGTTTATTGATTTAATGAAATGCGAGTTAGAGAatttcgtttcgtcaaaagaCTAGGCAATGACCCTACTGAAAAGTTTGTATGAGGTGCTGAGATGCATCACAAAAACTTGGCTTCTGGAACATAATTGCTGTTTTGCATTATATTCTATATTTTAAGTATTGCGTTGTTGGGGTGTAAATTTTGGCATTGCGAATTTTGGTGCATTTATCCAGTGCACTGAACGCAAGTTTTCCAGTAGGGGAAAATGACAAACAGAGATTATTTCAATGTAGTCTGCCTTAAAAGTCACAGCATAAAATATCTTTCTCTCATTCTCTATTTAAGCGTCACGACAAAGGATACTATCCATCCATTAAAAATCTTTCAACCAtcctgcaaaaaaattaaaaacaaatttaaaacatggGCACTATTAGGCATGCTTACATCTAGGCAAACCCACAACTTCacatatattattttattattacattacatattattttattaagcaTAATGCTAATAATGTTACCAAGCTTGATTTTTCTAGAAAATATGCACATGCAAAGCAAAATTGATGGCCATGTTTATTCTTATGCACACTAATAGGCTCAACGAAATGGATGTACTCGAAGAGAAATCGTGTTTGCAAAGACACAGATTCATACATTGAAACTTCAATTCTTTGTTCATTTATCATAATTTGGCATTGccttgtttatttgttataaattggtgTTAAGATGAAAACGTTTGGCTTGCTCGTTGTTGATTCTCTTGCATGCAAGTTCCACCTTTTCCACTTAGGCTCATATAGATATCTCTATTTATGCAAATACACCTGTAAGTGTGTCAATTATTTTCGGTggtgattttattatttctatTACTGTCTGTGTGCAAAGTTCAGTATGCTGTAGGCTACAACAAAAACGGGTCTAGTAGCCTATACAAAatcacaaccacaggatgcctctGCATACCAGATCCCA includes the following:
- the LOC143450298 gene encoding rab-like protein 2A, with translation MSKPEEKLKIICLGDSAVGKSKMVERFLMDGYKPQQLSTYALTLFDYETKINGKMVPIEFWDTAGQERFASMHPSYYHQAQACILVFDATRKITYKNLTNWYRELRKYRPNIPCLLVANKIDADLGVTQRSFQFGKKHSLPQYFVSAADGTNIVKLFRDTIKAAYAYKQNPTDYVDQVLAELGNFESGKLDENDEAIFKLTSKEDQAEEF